One Staphylococcus ratti DNA segment encodes these proteins:
- a CDS encoding HAAS signaling domain-containing protein, which translates to MDKITFLNELEHQLKRLPNQLVDNVMNQYETHFYKENEKGKSDSEIIQALDKPKQIAKKKYAKYAVKDAEIKPDFNHIRRAVFATIGMSIITLFFIVVPLIFILLFIIIGTFIALGMILTPIIVFITNIYAGLAQFSLTNYLFSFAYSGLGLMLFVLIVKFLCLLRNGLIRYLKWNINFIKKGTFQ; encoded by the coding sequence ATGGATAAAATCACTTTTTTAAATGAACTTGAGCATCAGTTAAAGCGCTTACCGAATCAACTTGTAGATAATGTGATGAATCAGTATGAAACGCATTTCTATAAAGAAAATGAAAAAGGGAAGTCTGATTCAGAAATCATCCAAGCTTTAGATAAGCCGAAGCAAATTGCAAAGAAAAAGTATGCTAAATATGCGGTCAAAGATGCCGAAATCAAACCGGATTTTAATCATATTAGAAGGGCGGTTTTTGCAACGATAGGAATGAGTATTATTACGTTATTCTTTATCGTTGTGCCATTAATTTTCATTCTTTTATTTATTATTATAGGTACGTTCATTGCATTAGGGATGATTTTAACACCAATAATTGTATTTATAACTAATATTTATGCAGGCTTGGCTCAATTCTCACTGACCAATTACTTATTTAGTTTTGCTTATTCTGGTTTAGGTCTAATGTTATTTGTATTAATTGTAAAATTTCTATGTCTATTGCGTAATGGATTGATTCGTTATCTAAAATGGAATATTAATTTTATTAAAAAAGGAACATTTCAATGA
- a CDS encoding C45 family autoproteolytic acyltransferase/hydolase, whose protein sequence is MQEVSIDIQTFEGSHYDYGVQVAKWMQQTQMLKNREKEWKKRVPRFDIDVHETYKVFQAFAPGIWEEIKGIQDTLNLSTKQAILNFAHYRFTDLPDSGCTVYIGDDYMIRNYDYHPATYDGRYQLYRPTDGGFAQIGPMSRTTGRMDGMNEHGLVMAYNFMHRKKPANGFVCYMVGRIILETCRNVAEGVQLLKTIPHRSSFSYMLQEQTGAHAIVEVSPRSVDVRYDRTCTNHFKLLTHENRNYIKESEERLQRLNLNLNTPLERFEIFKRFNQPHYGVYSKLFKSWSGTIHTTMYDPKTLTAWISLGENQSPTAINFRSWLEGHPIKTTKLIGKLDTDIPFASK, encoded by the coding sequence ATGCAAGAGGTCAGTATAGATATTCAAACATTTGAAGGTAGCCATTATGATTACGGTGTACAAGTTGCTAAATGGATGCAACAAACGCAAATGTTAAAAAATAGAGAAAAAGAATGGAAAAAGCGTGTGCCTCGCTTTGACATTGATGTCCACGAAACCTATAAAGTATTCCAAGCTTTTGCTCCTGGTATTTGGGAAGAAATTAAAGGAATTCAAGATACTTTAAACCTCTCCACGAAACAAGCTATATTAAATTTTGCACATTATCGTTTCACTGATTTACCGGATAGCGGCTGTACGGTTTATATTGGTGACGACTATATGATTCGCAATTATGATTACCACCCCGCTACTTATGACGGACGCTATCAACTCTATCGTCCGACTGATGGTGGTTTTGCACAAATTGGACCAATGTCACGTACAACAGGACGCATGGACGGGATGAATGAACATGGGCTTGTTATGGCTTATAATTTTATGCATCGAAAAAAACCTGCCAACGGGTTTGTATGTTATATGGTTGGCCGTATTATATTAGAAACGTGTCGCAATGTAGCTGAAGGGGTTCAACTGCTAAAAACCATTCCTCATCGCAGTTCTTTTAGCTACATGTTACAAGAACAAACAGGTGCACATGCCATTGTTGAAGTTTCACCTCGAAGTGTGGATGTACGTTATGATCGCACGTGTACAAACCACTTCAAATTACTAACTCATGAAAATCGTAACTATATTAAAGAATCTGAAGAACGATTACAACGTTTAAATCTCAATTTGAATACTCCCTTAGAGCGTTTTGAAATTTTCAAGCGTTTTAACCAGCCTCACTATGGTGTTTATAGCAAATTATTTAAAAGTTGGAGTGGCACAATACATACGACAATGTATGACCCTAAAACATTGACTGCGTGGATAAGCTTAGGCGAAAATCAGTCTCCTACCGCTATTAATTTTCGCAGTTGGCTAGAAGGTCATCCTATCAAAACTACAAAACTGATCGGTAAGCTTGATACCGATATTCCTTTTGCATCAAAATAA
- the pmtB gene encoding phenol-soluble modulin export ABC transporter permease subunit PmtB, whose protein sequence is MRRLLLRNILLRKWTVALYLIILLLLPWYMITKSIYPLFWQTFIFLVTIIMFLESATAYRLFNRFGKTVAYVFQHSLPVSRMQLLNSHYLTVLGVTVMGTIVLWGYEVDHAFISINDIHFNFFWMFIAVNLFSFLFGFPQCSEKMNDHIPLYLYIITMHFLIPLVIGLGVSGYGMVRYDNPLRYDYIDFGFWYFIVSALSATIMYFYQVIRLKRV, encoded by the coding sequence ATGCGTCGACTTTTATTAAGAAATATTCTTTTGAGAAAGTGGACAGTTGCACTTTATTTGATAATTTTGTTATTGTTACCTTGGTATATGATTACAAAATCCATTTACCCATTATTCTGGCAAACTTTTATATTTTTAGTAACAATCATCATGTTTCTTGAGAGTGCGACGGCTTATCGATTGTTTAATCGATTTGGCAAGACCGTTGCATATGTTTTTCAACACAGTTTACCCGTATCCCGAATGCAATTATTAAATAGCCACTATTTAACAGTTTTGGGGGTGACTGTCATGGGAACAATAGTGCTTTGGGGATACGAAGTGGATCATGCATTTATTAGTATAAATGATATCCATTTTAACTTCTTTTGGATGTTTATAGCAGTTAATTTATTTAGCTTTTTATTTGGATTTCCTCAATGTAGTGAAAAAATGAATGACCACATACCGCTTTATTTATATATTATTACAATGCACTTTTTAATCCCATTAGTGATAGGATTGGGTGTTTCGGGCTACGGAATGGTAAGATATGATAACCCATTGCGCTATGATTACATTGATTTTGGTTTTTGGTATTTTATAGTAAGTGCATTATCTGCAACAATCATGTATTTTTATCAAGTGATACGTCTAAAGAGAGTATAG
- a CDS encoding gluconate:H+ symporter, protein MIQEIWPIISVVIGILVLLILIMKIKLNTFIALIVTAVVTGILLGMPLDKIISTIETGMGNTLGHIALIFGLGAMLGKLLADGGGATQIADTLVSRLGQHYVMWAMVLASFIIGIALFFEVGLVLLIPLVFTIAKRMEISQLTLGLPMVTALSVTHGFLPPHPGPVVIAKELNAHIGEVLLYGFIVAIPVTIIAGPLFIKLAPKLTSQAFWREGNIASLGATKSFEASELPSFKLSTFTALLPVILMLMATVWQLISGHQGEATNVFESGLYFVGTAGTAMLIAVLFAMYSMGLKQRRKMSHIMDSVTQAINPIGMMLLIIGGGGAFKQILIDGGVGKSIEYWFTDTHISPLLLAWIVAAVLRLALGSATVAAISSTGIILPLLQTADVNLALVVLAIGAGSVFCSHVNDAGFWMFKEYFGLTIKETFLTWSLVETIISIAGFTFVFILSLFV, encoded by the coding sequence ATGATACAAGAAATTTGGCCAATTATAAGCGTAGTGATAGGTATTTTAGTTTTATTAATATTAATAATGAAAATCAAATTGAATACATTTATCGCATTAATTGTCACCGCAGTGGTAACAGGGATTTTATTAGGGATGCCGTTAGATAAGATTATTTCAACCATTGAAACAGGGATGGGAAATACATTAGGCCATATTGCATTGATTTTTGGTTTAGGTGCGATGTTAGGTAAGTTACTTGCAGATGGAGGCGGTGCCACACAAATTGCTGATACGTTAGTTTCACGTTTGGGACAACACTATGTCATGTGGGCTATGGTTTTAGCTTCTTTTATTATTGGCATTGCTTTGTTTTTTGAAGTGGGACTCGTATTGTTGATACCCCTCGTCTTTACTATTGCGAAAAGAATGGAAATTTCACAACTGACCCTTGGCCTGCCGATGGTAACAGCATTATCGGTTACACACGGGTTTTTACCGCCCCACCCAGGACCTGTTGTCATTGCAAAAGAACTTAATGCTCATATTGGGGAAGTCTTATTATATGGCTTTATAGTGGCTATACCGGTCACGATTATTGCAGGGCCATTATTCATAAAACTCGCACCGAAATTAACGTCACAAGCATTTTGGCGTGAAGGAAATATTGCTTCGCTTGGGGCGACGAAATCATTTGAAGCTTCAGAATTGCCAAGTTTTAAATTGAGTACGTTTACTGCTTTGCTTCCTGTGATTTTAATGTTAATGGCGACAGTTTGGCAACTTATTTCAGGTCATCAAGGCGAGGCTACAAATGTTTTTGAAAGTGGCCTTTATTTTGTTGGGACAGCTGGTACAGCAATGCTCATTGCAGTACTATTTGCAATGTATAGCATGGGACTAAAGCAACGACGCAAAATGAGCCATATTATGGATTCAGTAACACAAGCGATAAATCCAATCGGTATGATGTTGTTGATTATTGGAGGAGGAGGCGCATTTAAACAAATCCTTATCGATGGAGGCGTTGGAAAAAGTATTGAATATTGGTTTACGGATACTCATATTTCGCCACTATTGCTCGCGTGGATAGTAGCTGCAGTCCTTCGATTAGCGTTAGGTTCTGCGACTGTTGCTGCGATATCTTCAACAGGAATAATTTTACCTTTATTACAAACGGCGGATGTAAACCTTGCACTTGTGGTTCTCGCTATTGGAGCAGGAAGTGTTTTCTGTTCACATGTGAACGATGCGGGTTTTTGGATGTTTAAAGAATACTTTGGCTTAACTATAAAAGAAACCTTTTTAACGTGGTCTTTAGTTGAGACTATCATTTCAATTGCTGGCTTTACTTTCGTGTTTATTTTAAGCTTATTTGTGTAA
- the pmtD gene encoding phenol-soluble modulin export ABC transporter permease subunit PmtD gives MNILQLIKYDIISVLKSPLTYIALFLGIAPIALIVGIMMGNHNDVNPNTMFSVAKWFFSLIGLMFIIKTLTRDSGQGTIQLFVNNLRNRISYFIAKFFSIILLSLLMSGVVILITYAIIWITNGKDFETKNIWELIVFYLILFLVYGLLLFLINMFVQKPALVFTLGILLLLLLPVVKPFIPLIPEIGEDINKSLKYIPISYLSDKALESGLDFTNWQWFINIACIVVLFIANMFVISKKDI, from the coding sequence ATGAACATCTTACAATTAATTAAATATGATATCATTAGCGTTTTAAAAAGCCCGTTAACATATATTGCTTTATTTTTAGGTATTGCACCTATCGCACTTATTGTAGGGATTATGATGGGGAACCATAACGACGTAAATCCTAACACGATGTTTAGTGTTGCAAAATGGTTCTTTTCTCTCATTGGCTTAATGTTTATTATTAAAACGTTAACGAGAGATTCAGGCCAAGGTACAATTCAACTTTTTGTTAATAATTTAAGAAATCGTATAAGTTATTTTATTGCTAAGTTTTTCTCAATCATACTGCTTTCGTTATTAATGTCTGGTGTAGTCATTTTAATCACTTATGCTATTATTTGGATAACGAATGGAAAAGATTTTGAAACGAAAAACATTTGGGAACTTATCGTTTTTTACCTTATTTTATTTTTAGTGTATGGTTTACTTTTATTCTTAATTAATATGTTTGTGCAAAAGCCAGCATTAGTATTCACTTTAGGGATTTTACTATTACTCCTTTTACCAGTTGTAAAACCATTTATACCTTTAATTCCTGAAATTGGGGAAGACATCAATAAATCGCTTAAATATATTCCTATTAGTTATTTGAGTGATAAAGCTTTAGAAAGTGGTTTAGATTTTACGAATTGGCAATGGTTCATAAATATCGCATGTATTGTAGTATTATTTATTGCTAATATGTTTGTGATTAGTAAAAAAGATATTTAA
- the gntK gene encoding gluconokinase, whose protein sequence is MSLLSIGIDIGTTSTKAVLFDESGTVRAKAQKAYPLMTPDIDTAEQNPSEMMEAVEATLKEIIAKSQKIGTLSHIAFSAQMHSILLVDEAMRPITHSITWADNRAKEVVLRLKNDEKGKRLYQNTGTPIHAMSPLCKLIWMKEARQALYAAAYKVMDIKTYIIYQLTQQCVMDMSIASATGLFNIHDKKWDDEALKLVGLNDSHLPEVVPTTHVLSFTNEVCQRFNLTHDIPVIIGASDGVLSNLGVDSYKQGEVAVTIGTSGAIRTVVKHPILDPKGRTFCYILDDTHYVIGGPVNNGAITFQWLRDHVFQMPNHHDSMMTFDEMMALAQKVNPGANGLLFHPYLSGERAPIWSSEVRGSFIGLTLAHHQGHMIRAVLEGVLFNLYSVLLVLVEMTGRRPHKIKATGGFSKSVLWRQLMADIFDCHVEIPKSYESSCLGAVALGFKALGHPKAYCHISEWIGRTYYHEPNEEVVLQYQKLSSIFVETRQQLMRTYKSIATYENEK, encoded by the coding sequence ATGTCATTGCTCAGTATTGGTATCGATATTGGAACGACGAGTACAAAAGCAGTTTTATTTGATGAAAGCGGAACAGTTAGAGCTAAAGCTCAAAAAGCGTATCCGTTAATGACGCCAGATATTGATACGGCCGAACAAAATCCATCAGAGATGATGGAAGCGGTTGAAGCAACGCTCAAAGAAATTATAGCTAAATCTCAAAAAATCGGTACATTATCACATATTGCTTTTAGCGCACAAATGCACAGCATATTGTTGGTAGATGAAGCTATGCGTCCTATTACACATTCTATAACATGGGCAGATAATCGTGCGAAAGAAGTGGTACTACGTTTAAAAAACGATGAAAAAGGAAAGCGACTTTATCAAAATACGGGAACACCTATTCATGCGATGTCCCCGCTATGTAAATTGATTTGGATGAAAGAAGCACGCCAAGCATTATACGCTGCTGCTTATAAAGTGATGGACATTAAAACATATATTATCTATCAATTAACGCAACAATGTGTGATGGATATGTCTATTGCCTCGGCGACAGGTTTATTTAATATTCATGATAAAAAGTGGGATGATGAAGCCCTAAAGTTGGTGGGTTTAAATGATAGCCACTTACCAGAAGTGGTACCTACAACACATGTATTATCTTTTACAAACGAAGTATGTCAACGCTTTAACCTAACCCACGATATTCCTGTTATCATCGGGGCAAGTGATGGTGTACTTTCTAATTTAGGTGTAGATAGTTATAAACAAGGAGAAGTTGCGGTTACAATAGGTACATCAGGCGCGATAAGAACGGTTGTTAAACACCCTATATTAGATCCTAAAGGCCGCACATTTTGTTACATATTAGATGATACGCATTATGTTATTGGAGGACCTGTGAACAATGGTGCGATAACGTTTCAGTGGTTGCGCGATCATGTGTTTCAAATGCCTAACCATCATGATAGTATGATGACTTTTGATGAGATGATGGCATTAGCTCAAAAAGTTAATCCAGGTGCAAATGGTTTGTTGTTTCATCCTTATCTTTCAGGGGAACGTGCGCCTATTTGGTCTTCGGAAGTAAGAGGTTCATTTATTGGTTTGACGTTAGCGCACCATCAAGGTCATATGATAAGAGCGGTACTTGAAGGTGTGCTATTTAATTTGTATTCTGTTTTGCTTGTTTTAGTAGAAATGACAGGTAGACGACCTCATAAAATTAAAGCGACAGGTGGGTTTTCAAAAAGTGTGCTTTGGCGACAATTGATGGCTGATATTTTTGACTGTCACGTTGAAATTCCAAAAAGTTATGAAAGTTCGTGTCTCGGTGCAGTTGCATTAGGATTCAAAGCTTTAGGGCATCCAAAAGCTTATTGTCACATTTCCGAGTGGATCGGAAGGACCTATTACCATGAGCCGAATGAGGAGGTTGTCCTGCAATATCAAAAACTTTCTTCTATTTTTGTTGAGACGCGTCAACAGCTCATGCGTACTTACAAAAGTATCGCTACTTACGAAAACGAAAAGTAA
- a CDS encoding DUF4097 family beta strand repeat-containing protein, with the protein MMKKLFMTGLIMFLVFFVIGTVVWFTVEDKNNRIETKEKSFKLNEIKRINVHSDNADVHIKKGDTFHVSYEGKSKVNISNQNKTLQVSDNQNVKKRMLNVNPFNSSKAQLTITVPSKQLDEINVTTQVGILDVEDIQSSNATFWNEVTGQINVNNCTFNDTNITANETFISVNNSALSNSEISVNKGKIAINDALVKKSVFKVDRGSIELNKMQPECDLKASVNHGDISMRYLKSPKDVMLKLVPENGKIHVNVPNLHQGKNGTGQHLIELYTNQGDINIL; encoded by the coding sequence ATGATGAAAAAATTATTTATGACCGGTTTAATTATGTTTCTTGTGTTTTTTGTAATTGGGACAGTCGTATGGTTTACAGTTGAGGACAAAAATAATCGAATCGAAACAAAAGAAAAATCATTTAAACTTAATGAAATTAAAAGAATCAATGTACACTCTGATAATGCGGATGTTCACATCAAAAAAGGTGATACTTTTCATGTTAGTTACGAAGGAAAGTCTAAAGTGAATATTTCAAATCAAAATAAAACATTGCAAGTTTCGGATAATCAAAATGTGAAAAAGAGAATGTTAAATGTTAATCCTTTTAATAGTTCAAAAGCGCAACTTACTATTACAGTGCCTTCTAAACAGCTTGATGAAATTAATGTCACAACACAAGTCGGGATTTTAGATGTGGAGGATATTCAAAGTAGTAATGCGACATTTTGGAATGAAGTCACAGGTCAGATTAACGTAAATAATTGTACATTTAATGATACGAATATTACGGCAAATGAGACGTTTATTAGTGTTAATAATAGCGCACTTTCTAATTCAGAAATTAGTGTGAATAAAGGTAAAATTGCAATTAATGACGCGCTCGTTAAAAAAAGTGTTTTCAAGGTCGATCGAGGAAGTATAGAATTGAATAAAATGCAGCCAGAGTGTGATTTAAAAGCGTCAGTGAATCATGGTGATATTTCAATGCGTTACTTGAAATCACCTAAAGATGTGATGTTAAAATTAGTTCCAGAAAATGGCAAAATTCATGTTAATGTGCCTAACTTGCATCAAGGGAAAAATGGAACAGGTCAACATTTAATTGAACTTTATACGAATCAAGGAGATATTAATATTCTATAA
- the pmtC gene encoding phenol-soluble modulin export ABC transporter ATP-binding protein PmtC, which yields MQLKQITKQYGNNTVIDAIDFAFNDSKIVGLIGKNGVGKTTIMKIMNGNIVNYSGEVQIAKEDNIGYLIEHPKLYDNKSGLYNLKLFAHVLGKGYDSAYTESIIRAFGMETYIKKKVKKYSMGMKQKLAIAVSLMNKPKYLILDEPTNGMDPDGSIDVLKTIEKLVKELDMKILISSHKLEDIELICDRAVFLRDGHFVQDVNLSEDQTTGQTMIQVEQEDFDKAIEYLKAHFQVIQSQKELGEIVLNVQSSYQPVLKGLAAQNIFPKYIETHRTSLRDTYFNINQRGDK from the coding sequence ATGCAGTTAAAACAAATTACAAAACAATACGGTAATAATACCGTTATTGACGCTATAGATTTTGCATTTAATGATAGTAAAATTGTAGGGTTGATAGGGAAAAACGGTGTTGGTAAAACAACAATTATGAAAATTATGAATGGCAACATCGTCAATTATTCAGGTGAAGTTCAAATAGCCAAAGAGGATAATATTGGTTATCTTATTGAACACCCTAAATTGTATGATAATAAATCTGGGTTATATAACTTAAAGTTGTTTGCACATGTTTTAGGCAAAGGCTACGATTCAGCATATACAGAATCTATTATACGTGCTTTTGGAATGGAAACGTATATAAAGAAAAAAGTGAAAAAATATTCGATGGGAATGAAACAAAAATTAGCGATTGCGGTTTCATTAATGAATAAACCTAAATATTTAATCCTTGATGAACCTACGAATGGCATGGATCCAGATGGTTCAATAGACGTATTAAAAACAATCGAAAAACTTGTAAAAGAATTAGATATGAAAATCTTAATTTCGAGTCATAAATTAGAAGATATTGAATTAATTTGTGACCGTGCAGTATTCCTTCGTGACGGCCATTTCGTACAAGATGTCAATTTATCTGAAGATCAAACAACGGGTCAAACGATGATTCAAGTTGAGCAAGAGGACTTTGACAAAGCAATCGAGTACCTTAAAGCGCATTTCCAAGTTATTCAAAGCCAAAAGGAATTAGGTGAAATTGTTTTAAATGTTCAAAGCAGTTACCAACCCGTATTGAAAGGATTAGCGGCTCAGAATATTTTTCCAAAATATATCGAGACGCATCGTACTTCGTTAAGAGATACGTACTTCAATATTAATCAGAGAGGTGACAAATAA
- a CDS encoding DUF2188 domain-containing protein — protein MPWTMSDYPASWKNLEELERKKAIDIGNAMLKDGYKESDIIPIATSQAEKWYNNATQSELNELKNKKITQHQKDDSATPQLNDNDIHVYFEDDVWKVKTAHAKQASDTFEYKKEAVARAKEIAENKNTKVIEHTKTD, from the coding sequence ATGCCGTGGACAATGTCAGATTACCCAGCAAGTTGGAAAAATTTAGAAGAACTTGAGAGGAAAAAGGCGATTGATATTGGTAACGCAATGTTGAAAGATGGTTATAAAGAATCAGATATTATACCGATTGCGACATCGCAAGCAGAAAAATGGTATAACAATGCGACGCAGTCAGAATTGAATGAGCTCAAAAACAAAAAAATTACACAACATCAAAAAGATGATTCTGCTACGCCACAATTAAATGATAATGATATCCATGTCTACTTTGAAGACGATGTATGGAAAGTTAAAACAGCGCATGCAAAGCAAGCTTCTGATACTTTTGAATATAAAAAAGAAGCGGTTGCGCGAGCAAAAGAAATTGCTGAAAATAAAAATACAAAAGTAATTGAACACACAAAGACAGATTAA
- a CDS encoding thioredoxin family protein, which produces MANLKTYYAEAKPIHQYIDDMSVNKENLLSIYKEFEPPTNNQRLDSINTKGYHYVLVITEDWCTDAMMNNAILKHISEQLNLEVRAFYRDANTDLIDQYLTNGKARAIPIYIFMNEKFEQQAVWGPRAQSVQNFVNKLRQTLPDKSNPDFEDKEKTFHQTVRNRYLTDHTLWNDVYESILKTLL; this is translated from the coding sequence ATGGCGAATTTAAAAACATATTATGCAGAAGCAAAACCTATTCACCAATATATTGATGATATGTCCGTAAACAAAGAAAACCTTTTAAGCATCTATAAAGAATTTGAACCGCCTACGAACAATCAACGGTTAGACAGTATCAACACGAAGGGTTATCACTATGTCTTAGTCATTACTGAAGACTGGTGTACAGATGCAATGATGAATAATGCTATCTTAAAGCATATTTCTGAACAATTGAATCTGGAAGTCCGTGCATTTTATCGTGATGCCAATACAGATTTAATCGATCAATATTTAACAAATGGTAAGGCACGTGCTATTCCTATTTATATATTCATGAATGAAAAGTTCGAACAACAAGCTGTATGGGGACCAAGAGCTCAGTCTGTTCAAAACTTTGTGAATAAACTTCGACAAACCTTACCAGATAAATCTAACCCTGACTTTGAAGATAAAGAAAAAACATTCCACCAAACTGTACGCAACCGCTACTTAACCGATCATACATTGTGGAATGATGTTTATGAATCCATTTTAAAAACATTACTATAA